One Sodalinema gerasimenkoae IPPAS B-353 DNA segment encodes these proteins:
- a CDS encoding DUF4384 domain-containing protein, which yields MFNPNPSSFQEQFLHHLSKTVMWNSRSEPQSWCFWWRFHPQNRHQTNSDVAKQIRQSLNQGFHTRNMPATLAAVIGKVQETFAAEMAADGVNGQDLKRERGWSPKTPEDRYPWQVIYDWFWTCKFPREGWSWATKFAGCGVKELQMKPLKSSEFRRKLDLGDIPSRETSLEAKEPYYLEVTLPESGYLLLLNCSQDSSRENPMTRICLSPSQAFQPNPRCQAHQPLRIPDNEGLVSSLRFTEVGEEYFLAIVTETPLALSWVRPDGEPRDIEVDEQRLGEIFRELGKQWQGKLFYKRFQVHEG from the coding sequence ATGTTCAACCCCAATCCCTCCTCCTTCCAGGAACAGTTCTTACATCACCTCAGCAAAACCGTGATGTGGAACAGCCGCAGCGAACCCCAAAGCTGGTGTTTTTGGTGGCGTTTCCATCCCCAAAATCGACATCAGACGAACAGCGACGTCGCCAAACAGATTCGTCAGTCCCTAAACCAAGGCTTTCACACCCGTAATATGCCCGCCACCCTAGCGGCGGTTATCGGGAAAGTCCAAGAGACATTCGCCGCTGAAATGGCCGCCGATGGGGTGAACGGGCAAGACTTGAAACGGGAACGAGGCTGGAGTCCGAAAACTCCCGAAGACCGTTATCCTTGGCAAGTGATTTATGACTGGTTCTGGACTTGTAAATTTCCCCGTGAGGGTTGGAGTTGGGCGACGAAATTTGCCGGTTGTGGGGTGAAAGAGTTGCAGATGAAACCCCTCAAGTCCAGCGAATTTCGTCGGAAACTGGATTTGGGGGACATTCCCAGCCGCGAGACGAGTCTCGAAGCGAAAGAACCCTATTATTTAGAGGTGACTTTACCCGAAAGTGGCTATTTACTGTTGCTTAATTGCAGTCAAGACTCGTCGAGAGAGAATCCGATGACCCGGATTTGTCTGTCTCCCTCCCAAGCCTTTCAGCCGAACCCCCGCTGTCAGGCCCATCAACCTCTCCGTATCCCCGATAACGAGGGGTTGGTCTCGTCGTTAAGGTTTACGGAGGTGGGGGAGGAGTATTTTTTGGCGATTGTCACGGAAACTCCCCTGGCCTTGTCTTGGGTTCGTCCTGATGGTGAACCGAGGGATATTGAGGTGGATGAACAACGGTTAGGGGAGATTTTTCGGGAACTGGGTAAACAGTGGCAAGGAAAGTTGTTTTATAAACGCTTTCAGGTGCACGAGGGGTGA